One genomic segment of Saprospiraceae bacterium includes these proteins:
- the asnS gene encoding asparagine--tRNA ligase, giving the protein MRRTRLSDVFSLEARGQEILVMGWVKAFRNNRFVALNDGSRLANFQLVLDAEQTDPELLKRITIGSAIQAKGQLVASQGAGQTRELQVAEIVILGDCDASVYPLQPKKHSMEFLRQIGHLRFRTNTFSAIFRIRHALAYAIHDFFHKQGFYYLHSPVITASDAEGAGEMFQVTTLNPLNVPLDEQGAVNYSKDFFGRKTHLTVSGQLEAELAATALGQVYTFGPTFRAENSNTPRHLAEFWMIEPEVAFNDLNDNMDLAESLLKSIIRYVMEHCSEDLEFLNQRELDEEKQKPQQERSEMNLIERLKFCVENNFERISYTEAIEILKQSAPNKKGKFQYPIQNWGADLQSEHERYLVEKHFKKPVILSDYPKDIKAFYMRQNEDGKTVAAMDILFPGIGEIVGGSQREERLEFLERRMKEMHIPADEMYWYLDTRRYGTCPHAGFGLGFERLVLFVTGMGNIRDVIPFPRFPGNADF; this is encoded by the coding sequence ATGCGGCGTACGAGACTTTCGGATGTTTTTAGTTTGGAAGCCCGGGGGCAGGAAATCCTGGTCATGGGTTGGGTTAAAGCCTTTCGCAACAACCGTTTTGTGGCATTGAACGATGGTTCCAGACTGGCCAATTTTCAGTTGGTGCTGGATGCCGAACAAACAGATCCGGAATTGCTGAAACGCATAACTATCGGCAGCGCGATTCAGGCGAAAGGTCAACTGGTTGCCTCCCAGGGTGCCGGACAAACCAGGGAATTGCAGGTCGCGGAAATTGTAATCCTGGGAGATTGCGATGCGTCCGTATATCCCCTGCAGCCCAAAAAACACAGCATGGAGTTTTTACGGCAAATCGGCCATCTTCGGTTCCGTACCAATACCTTCAGTGCGATTTTCAGAATCAGGCATGCCTTGGCATATGCCATCCACGACTTTTTCCATAAACAGGGCTTTTATTATTTGCATTCTCCGGTCATCACTGCCTCCGACGCAGAAGGTGCTGGCGAAATGTTTCAGGTCACCACGCTTAATCCATTGAATGTTCCGCTCGACGAGCAGGGTGCTGTCAATTATTCCAAAGATTTTTTTGGCAGAAAAACCCACCTCACCGTTTCCGGGCAACTCGAAGCCGAACTGGCCGCCACCGCTTTAGGTCAGGTTTACACTTTCGGACCCACATTCAGAGCCGAAAATTCAAATACTCCGAGACATCTCGCCGAGTTCTGGATGATCGAACCCGAAGTAGCCTTCAATGATCTGAACGACAATATGGATCTTGCTGAATCTCTTTTAAAAAGCATCATCCGATATGTCATGGAGCATTGCAGCGAAGATCTCGAATTTTTAAATCAACGGGAGCTCGATGAAGAAAAACAGAAACCACAGCAGGAGCGAAGTGAGATGAATCTCATCGAACGACTGAAATTTTGTGTGGAAAATAATTTCGAACGAATTTCTTATACCGAAGCCATTGAAATACTGAAACAATCCGCTCCAAACAAAAAAGGCAAGTTTCAGTATCCCATCCAAAATTGGGGTGCCGATCTGCAATCTGAACACGAACGATACCTGGTGGAAAAACATTTTAAGAAACCCGTCATCCTTTCAGATTATCCGAAAGACATCAAGGCATTTTACATGCGACAAAACGAGGACGGAAAAACCGTTGCGGCCATGGACATTCTTTTTCCGGGTATTGGCGAAATTGTTGGCGGTTCACAGCGGGAAGAAAGACTGGAATTTCTTGAAAGAAGAATGAAGGAAATGCATATTCCTGCTGACGAGATGTATTGGTATCTGGATACCCGTCGTTACGGTACCTGTCCACATGCCGGTTTCGGATTGGGTTTTGAGAGGCTGGTGCTTTTTGTGACCGGGATGGGCAACATCCGGGATGTCATTCCTTTCCCCAGGTTTCCGGGAAATGCCGATTTTTAA
- a CDS encoding protein BatD yields MQRIYILLFVLLSPPVWSQGFVVETDAKTVLQGSSFRVTFKLYNAEGSAFQPPDFSPFQVIAGPSRSMHTSIVNGQRSSSQGYVYELLGQKVGKFKIPPASIRVQGQEYRTGELWIEVVKANENQASNQDIFIVASLDKSSVFVGEQCQLTYKLYTRVAIENIEAASRPNLDAFYEMAVNMLNNPVQREVYKGQEYMTKVLSKTALFPIKSGNIAIDPVVYRLVRGDNDPFGFGMPSFFRKQIENVSCNSLELEVLSLPAYSSSSFSGAVGEMGMKADPPGHRFSLNDAIHVHVQIRGNGHFKGLTENMIVVDSAFEVTDVKKGNPLKITDEPEIIQSQDFDFLLVPKMAGTFTIRPEFVYFDTQKQQYQSIKDSFEILIVGQTENTGIASTGSKEPGLMELPDFYWKYKPLHQNIFAYLLFLFPLATFGFLKYRIYKTNARQKTVSSALGPDANQHPLEKEFMVKALLHLQISSGSASVFQVKNLLSQQTNDPKSIALLGWLASYEKMKYSGQLNAQLVDELRVQLKSM; encoded by the coding sequence ATGCAGCGCATTTACATTTTACTTTTTGTTTTATTAAGTCCTCCGGTTTGGTCTCAGGGTTTTGTCGTAGAGACGGATGCAAAAACTGTGTTGCAGGGATCCAGCTTTCGCGTCACGTTTAAGCTTTACAACGCGGAAGGAAGTGCTTTTCAACCACCCGATTTCAGTCCGTTCCAGGTCATTGCCGGTCCGTCGAGATCCATGCATACTTCCATAGTCAATGGACAGAGATCTTCCAGTCAGGGATATGTTTATGAATTGCTTGGACAGAAAGTTGGAAAGTTCAAAATTCCTCCGGCGAGCATCCGCGTTCAGGGTCAGGAATACCGCACCGGTGAATTGTGGATTGAAGTGGTAAAAGCCAATGAGAACCAGGCATCAAACCAGGATATTTTTATTGTTGCCAGTCTGGATAAGAGCAGCGTATTTGTAGGAGAGCAATGCCAGCTGACCTATAAACTCTATACCCGAGTTGCCATCGAAAACATTGAAGCGGCTTCGCGGCCAAATCTGGATGCTTTTTATGAAATGGCCGTCAATATGCTGAATAATCCGGTGCAAAGAGAAGTGTACAAGGGCCAGGAATACATGACCAAAGTGCTTTCCAAGACCGCTTTGTTTCCAATCAAATCGGGCAACATAGCGATCGATCCGGTGGTGTACCGGCTGGTAAGGGGCGACAACGACCCGTTTGGATTTGGGATGCCCTCTTTTTTCAGAAAGCAAATAGAAAATGTAAGTTGCAACAGTCTCGAACTGGAAGTACTATCATTGCCGGCATATTCATCGAGCTCCTTTTCGGGTGCCGTTGGAGAAATGGGGATGAAAGCCGATCCGCCCGGACACCGGTTTTCCTTGAACGACGCCATCCATGTGCATGTCCAGATTCGTGGGAATGGCCATTTTAAAGGCCTGACAGAAAATATGATCGTTGTCGATTCAGCATTTGAAGTCACCGATGTCAAAAAAGGGAATCCGCTCAAGATTACCGACGAGCCCGAGATTATACAAAGCCAGGATTTCGATTTTCTATTGGTACCCAAAATGGCGGGTACTTTTACCATCAGACCTGAATTTGTTTATTTCGATACACAAAAGCAGCAATATCAATCCATCAAAGACAGCTTTGAAATTTTAATTGTGGGCCAGACAGAAAATACAGGAATCGCATCAACGGGGTCAAAGGAACCGGGATTGATGGAATTGCCTGATTTCTATTGGAAATACAAACCCCTGCATCAGAATATTTTTGCGTATTTACTTTTCCTCTTTCCTTTGGCCACTTTTGGATTTTTAAAGTACAGGATCTATAAAACAAATGCCCGGCAAAAGACAGTATCATCGGCATTGGGTCCGGATGCAAACCAACATCCTCTGGAGAAAGAGTTTATGGTTAAAGCGCTTTTGCATTTGCAGATTTCTTCAGGTTCGGCCTCTGTTTTCCAGGTGAAAAACCTGCTGTCGCAACAGACCAATGATCCTAAAAGTATTGCGCTGTTGGGATGGTTGGCATCGTATGAAAAAATGAAATACAGCGGTCAGCTTAATGCGCAACTTGTGGATGAATTGAGAGTGCAACTGAAATCCATGTAA